In Phragmites australis chromosome 24, lpPhrAust1.1, whole genome shotgun sequence, the following are encoded in one genomic region:
- the LOC133907681 gene encoding putative glycine-rich cell wall structural protein 1, which translates to MAGIKLVALGFIVLISMGLASAVRVARYSSADGTGTGGGGGGGYVNGGGSGSGTGTGSGDSSANGAHATAGGGGGGGGSSQYGGSGSGSGSGSGSGSSQYSQGPYSGYGGSSSAGGTGGGGGGGQAGGYWGSSGHGAGSGTGSGSSSANNYRYGSSGSAYANGNGGGNGGGENGGTGGGNGDGSAYGNANP; encoded by the coding sequence ATGGCAggcattaagctggtagcacTTGGGTTCATTGTCCTCATCAGCATGGGACTGGCCAGTGCTGTGAGGGTGGCTAGATACTCCAGTGCTGATGGAACGGGCacaggagggggagggggcggtGGGTATGTGAATGGTGGGGGCTCAGGGTCTGGTACTGGCACCGGATCCGGTGACAGCAGCGCAAATGGTGCCCATGCAACTGCTGGAGGGGGTGGTGGAGGGGGTGGCAGTAGCCAATACGGTGGGTCCGGATCAGGTTCAGGATCCGGATCAGGTTCAGGTTCTAGTCAATATAGTCAAGGACCGTATTCTGGTTATGGTGGATCTTCTAGCGCCGGTGGtaccggtggtgggggtggtggAGGACAAGCTGGAGGTTACTGGGGATCTAGTGGTCATGGGGCTGGTAGTGGCACCGGATCTGGCTCTAGCTCAGCTAATAACTACCGGTATGGAAGTTCTGGAAGTGCATATGCTAATGGCAATGGTGGTGGCAATGGTGGTGGTGAGAACGGTGGGACTGGCGGTGGTAATGGAGATGGATCTGCCTATGGTAATGCCAACCCCTAG